Part of the Imperialibacter roseus genome, TAAGGAAATTCGTTTTGGTCCTAACACGGATGATCATGACTTCAATTTCAAATTGAAGCACGCCATCAACTTTCTTAAGGAAGGTTCCAAAGTAAAAGCATACGTGCAGTTTGTGGGTAGAACAATTGTGTTTAAGGAAAGAGGGGAAATCCTTCTTCTTAAGTTCGCTCAGGAATTGGAAGAGTATGGAAAGGTAGAGCAACTGCCGAGGCTCGAAGGAAAGCGGATGTCTCTATTCGTTGCTCCTAAGGTCGCTAAGAAATAATTTTTGTTAAACTATATATACAATGCCGAAAGTTAAAACCAAATCGGGAGCAAAGAAACGCTTTAAGCTAACGGGGACTGGTAAAATCAAACGTAAGCATGCTTTCAAAAGCCACATTCTTACCAAGAAGGAAACCAAGCAAAAGCGCTCTCTTACTGACATGACTTTAGTACATAAGTCAGACGAGAACAGAGTAAGAGATATGCTCAACATCTAAGAAAAACTTAGGTTCTATGTTTCACCAGGTTTTTGGTCAACAAGTGTTCTGAGTAGAACCACCAAACACCAAAAAATGTAATTACTATGCCAAGATCAGTAAATCACGTAGCGTCAAGAGCGAGGAGAAAGAAAATCCTCAAAGCAGCCAAAGGTTTTTATGGCCGCAGAAAAAATGTATGGACGGTAGCTAAGAATGCCGTTGAAAAAGCATGGAAATATGCTTATGAAGGCCGCAAGCAGAAGAAGAGAAACTTCAGAGCTTTGTGGATTCAGCGTATCAATGCAGGTGCCAGAGAGCACGGAATATCTTATTCTGTATTGATGGGCAAAATGAAAACTTCCAAGATCGATTTGAACCGTAAGGTACTTGCCGACCTGGCCATGAACCACCCCGAAGCTTTCAAAGCTGTGGTGGACAAGGTAAAATAGTTCGACAAGCCTTTGTCAATAATATGAAAAGCCCCATTATGGGGCTTTTTTAGTTTAAGCGTGAATGACTTACTGCAAGCAAGAGGCTGTTAAATGCTGTTGCCTCCGAAGAGATACTTCCTTGCAGAGTTGTAATCGATGAAATAGGTGAGCCTTACCGACAAGCTATTGACCTGCGGCAGGCTCAGGGTCTTGTCAAAGTTTTCAGCAAAATTAATGTCGGTATTATTGTCACTTGAACTGATGGAGTCTTTCCAAACCACATTCAAAAAGCTGCCTGGCGCAATTTGGTAGAAGTAAACAAAGTCAACATTGAGTGCATTAAAGTTGGTATCATGCTGCTTTTGTCCGGACTCGTCGATGCCCTCATATTCAGAACCAGCCAATTGACCATTGCCCTGCAGGTCGTAAAATCCGTTATACTTAACATTGCTCCAATAGTGCCTTACCCGGAGGGTCAGCCCCATTTTGTTATTGAAGGTGTATTTGGTGCCAAGGATATTATTTGTGGTAAGAACATCTCTTTCTCCAAAGATGATCTCATCAAGCGATTCGTCATCAGCATACAATTTGGTAACGTAGCCCTTTGAGTCTTCAGAGCTCTCTCTGCTAACCCGGAAGTCGATGGATAGCCTGTTGTTGACTCTGTAGCGGATAGATGCTCCCAGCGAATTATATGCCTGCTCCCATTCGGGCCTTCTCCAGGTATTTTGACTTATATATATTTTTACCGCTTTGCGGGAATCGCTTTCTACCCATGAGTTCACGCTATAGGATCCAGGCTGAACGAAATAGTAGCCTTCTTCTCTGGGCTCGAAGTAGTCGTAGCTGTCAATGGGTTTCAGGCTGGACGACATGCCCACTCCCCAGAAGTTCTTGAATTGGGCATAAGTAGATGCATATACGTCGGTGCTTGTGAATGTTCTTGGTTCAAAAAGCTGCCGGTATGATCCGCTGACATTGGCCCGGTAGTAGTTAAATACCCCCGTCGGCTTAAATATCCTGTACATGAGCGACACGTTGTGCGAGACACTATTGGCTGCCCTGTTAAATCCAAAATCGTTTGGATCGTAGTCTTTGCTCTCAACATTCCTGCTGACGCCATACTGAAAGCTGCCGCTTACTTTTGAAAGGCCCACGCTGTACTTATATCCATCCTCCAATTCGCTTGACACACCGGCGTCTTCAGCATTGTAGATGTTAGACACAGCGCCAAATGCTGAGAATCGGTAGGTATTGGTACTGTCGAGCAGGCTAACGCTTGCTCCTGTAACGTTGGCATCATTGTCGCCATCAAGTCTCGTTACGTTGGTGTTGATCAGGTTGACGTTGGAATTGTTTTTCAGGATCTTGTCTACCACCAGCACATTGAAATTGGTCAGCGGATCAACCTGCTCCTCTCTGGTTTCGCCGGTCTCAATATTGCGTATGTTGGCGTGCGTCTTGTTGGTCAGCGCATTAAGAAAGCCAAGTCCCCAGCCTTCCCCATTCCTGCCAGAGATTTTGGTGGCATTGATCAGAGGTGCTGCCGATGGCGAACTGACTACCTCTTCTGTTTCGTCATTGTAGCTAACCTCTCCAAAAGTAGAACCAATACGCCTGGAATACACCAGATCGCCCTTGTCGAATAGTTCCGTTCCCTCCGTGAAGAACTGCCTGTTTTCGCTGTATTGTACCTCATACGCCGATAGGTTTAGTACCACGTTGTCGGACTGCACCTGGCTAAAGTCAGGAATGAGTGCCATGTCGAGGGTGTAAGACTCGTTGATGCCATATTTGAGATCCATGCCACCAGTAAACGAGAATTTTTCTTTGCCATTGACACCATCGTTGGTGTAAATGGTGGTGGCGTAGGGCAGCAGCGACAAGCGAACAGGTGGTTTGATGTCTTCAAGCCCTCTGAGCACTCCTGATTGATTTACAGTGCCACGGATGGAGTTGTCTACCGGATTCCAATACGATTCCTCCTGGTTTCGTTTTACCTGGCGATAGAAATTAATGCCCCAGTTTTGCTGTGAAGTAGCTGGAAACCGGAGAGCGTAGTAGGGAATCTTTACTTCTACAGTCCAGCCGTGGTCGTCGTAGGCAATGGCACTTTCCCACACAGCGTCCCAATTCTCATCCCAATTATCGCCATTGATGAAGTAGTCGCCTTGCACACCTGCAGCCGAGACGAAAAAACTGAAAGCATTCTGGCCGCTGTTGTAAGGGTCGACTAAAATTCCAAACCAGTCGGTGTTTCGGTTAAAGTCATCTCTTTTGCCAAACTCCTTTCTTATTTTGGACGGCTCAGGGTCAAAGAGCCTTGCCGAAAGGTAGAGGGCGTTGTCGTCATATACCAACTCAACGGCTGTAAGGAAGTCCGACTTTTCGCCATTGTTAGGTTTGAATTGCGTGAATTGAGTGGGTGTTGGGTTTTGACTCCAAATGTCTTCGTCAAGGATACCGTCTACCTTTGGGCTGTTTGTGATGCGTTTGGTGGCAAACTCATTTTTACCGGAATCGGCGGCTGACACCAGGCGTGGAGGGAAAAGAAAAATTAAAAGAAAACAACCAAGGGGTAAGAGTTCTTTACGATCTAATTTGAACATTAAGGGCTTTTGTTAAACGAACTGTACTGATAGTCTTTGCAAATTTAGCCATGATTGCCATTAGCTCATCCCAAATTCTGATAAATGGCGAGTGTTGGTGACATCTTTTTACACTTTAACCCACTCGGTGTTACCGTACACAATGCTTTTGTTCAATGATTAACATTCATCAGGGTTTTGATTTCCGTCAGCAGTTCGTCTCGTTTTGTTTTTCCCACATTGTTGAGCATAATGATGACCTGTCCATTGGACAGGTTTCGTTCGATATAAGTTCGGAAGCTAGTTAGTGTTCCGGTATGCAATACTTTATTGGGGTTTTCTTTGTCGAGCATCCACCCAAATCCATACCAGGAGGTGCTCCCATCATTCAATATCATTGGTTTGTAGGCTTCTTCCATCGTCGCTTGCGATACCAGCTGATAGTTTTGTAGAGCCTGGTGCCACTTGTACATGTCCTCTACGTTAGAGTAGAGCCCGCCGCCGCCAGTGGTAAAGTAAGGATAGTCGTCCTCTTTCCCGTTGGCATCAAAGCCTTTGCAGGGATTGGTTCTTTCGGGCATTGTTTCGTCGTAAGCAACAGTGCTGACCATACCTACAGATCCAAACACATTTTGCTGCATAAACTCGTTGAAGCCTTTGCTACTGATCTGCTGCACGATGGATGACAATAGCACATAGGCAGTATTGGAGTACTCGTATTTATTGCCCGGAGCAAAATGCAGGCTGTCGATGCGCTCTACCACGTTCACCACATCTGAATTAGTGAAGCCAGGAACCGCCGCACCTATGTCGTAGTAGTCAGGGATGCCCGATGTGTGGGTGAGTAAGTTTCTGATGGTAACGCTGTCCGCCCAGGGAGGAAATGTCGGGAAGTAGGTGCTCAGTGTGTCATCGAAGGTCAGCTTGCCATCCTCTTTTAGCAGCATGATGGCCATGGCGGTAAACTGCTTGGACACTGACGCCATATAAAACGTTGACGTAATGTCGAGAGGCTTGTTAGCATCAAAATCGGCCATGCCGTATGCTTCCTTAAGAAGCGTGCCGGTGCTATCGGCAATGAGAATGGTACCATTGTAAAAACCCTCATTATGGTATTTCTCCACCATTTTGTGGAGCTGGGAAGTAAGCGTTTCTTTTGGTGTGCAGGCACCAAGAAAAAGAATACTGATGGTGAAGACTGCTATGGATCGCATGAATTGGTTTGATTTGGTGCGGATAATATAACGCCGGAAAAAGGAACAAGAAAGCTTTTTGGGGAAAGCGGCAAAAGGAGCGATGAAATGAGGCTTTATCTTGATGGGTGGATTGCCATATCATCCAAACTTTTGTTAGTTTTCCGCTTAATTAGCGCTCATGGACAGAAGAAAGTTTATTGCTGGAAGTTTGGCAACGGCCGGAGGCGGAATGCTGTTGCCAACAATGGCTAAAGCTGAAGGTAAAGCTACAACATCAGGCACCTGGCCAACACGGGTCATCAAACCAAAGAAGCTGACCAAAGGAGATACAATGGGCCTTATCACCCCTTCGAGTGCCATCTCCCGGGGATCCTTTGAGAGCACACTTGAGAACATGGAAGCCCTTGGTTTTAAGGTGAAGTACTCCGACAATATGAGGGTGCGTAAAGGCTTCCTGGCAGGCACCGATCAGCAGCGGCTTGACGACCTTCATGCCATGTTTGCCGATACTTCAGTAGACGGCATTTTCTGCGCCAGAGGTGGCTATGGAGCGGGAAGACTTTTGCCAGCGGTTGATTATGACTTGATTGCGTCCAATCCCAAGCCCTTTATTGGTTACAGTGACATTACGGCGCTTCATTTTGCGATATTCAATAAGACCGGGTTGGTGACTTTTCATGGCCCTGTAGGCGCCTCCAACTTCACCGACTACACCGCTGACAGCTTTGAAGATACGCTCATCAAAGGCAAAGGGAAGATAAAGATTGAGCAGGCAAAAGAAGACCGGGACAAGCAGGAAGACTATATTCAGATTTATTCAATTTCAGAAGGGGTGGCAAAAGGAGAGTTGGTAGGAGGCAATTTGAGCTTAGTTAGCTCACTTACCGGCACACCATTCGATCTCGATTTCACTGGTAAGCTCGTTTTTCTGGAAGAAGTAGGAGAGTCGCCCTATCGTGTCGACAGGATGCTGACACAGCTTTTGCTAGCCGGTAAACTACAGGCTGCAAAAGGCATCGTCCTGGGTGTGTTCAACGACTGCGATGAAAAAGACACTGACCCTGATTTTGGCGACAAAACGTCGCTGAGAGAAACACTTGCTGAGCGCCTAGGCGGATTGGGAATACCCGTTTTGTATGGAATGTCTTTCGGGCACGTGTCCAATATTGCGACGCTTCCGATGGGCATCTCTGCCGAGCTCGATACTTACAAACAATCGTTGACCCTTCTAGAAGAATCCGTTCTCTAAGTTTTATGATAGTTACATACCATCCTGTCAAAATGCCTCTGAGGCATACCTTTACCATTGCGCACGGCTCCACCAGTGTGCAGGAGTCTTTCATTGTAGCGCTGAGTCACAACGGCAAAAGCGGGTTTGGCGAGGCAACAGCCAACCCATACTATGGAGTGACAGTTCCTAAAATGACCGAGCAGGTAGAAAGTGTACGTTCATTAATCGAGTCAGGTAGTTGGAAAATACCTGAGGAGTTTCATCAGGCCCTGCTTAGCACGGGAAAATTGAAAGCCTTCACACTATGTGCCCTCGACCTGGCGTTCAATGACCTGTACGGAAAGTTGCAGGGCAAGCCTTTATACAAAATATGGGGACTGGATGGGAGCAAAGGGCCTATTTCAAATTACACGATTGGCATTGATACGGTAGAAAACATGGTGGCCAAGATGAAGGAGGTTCCCTGGCCATTGTATAAGATAAAGCTAGGCACTAAGGAAGACATCCGGATCATTGAAGAGCTACGCAAAAACACCGGTGCTGTGTTTAGGGTTGATGCTAATTGTGCCTGGGGAGTAGACGAAACTATCGCCAATAGTAGGGCCTTGAAAAAATTGAATGTGCAGTTCATCGAGCAGCCTTTGAAGGCTGATGATCTTGATGGAATGAAAAGAGTGTTTGCCGAAAGTGAGCTGCCTGTAATAGCCGATGAAAGTTGCCAGGTAGAATCGGATGTGGACAAGTGCTTTAATCATTTTCATGGCATCAACATCAAGCTGACCAAATGCGGAGGACTTACGCCAGCCAGAAGAATGATCGCCCGGGCACGGGAGCTGAACATGAGCGTGATGATGGGCTGCATGACAGAATCTTCTGTCGGTATTTCTGCCATAGCGCAGGTAGTGCCCTTGCTCGACTACGTGGATATGGATGGTGCGTTGCTGTTGGCGGAAGATCCTGCCAATGGTGTACAGGTTACTCCGAGTGGACTGATTTTTCCCAACGAAAATGGCACAGGTGCCAGCCTTAAGTAGAAACGAATGATGCGGTCAGAGGAATTTCCAGGGAGAACGCTGCATGTCAATGGTAAAGAAATGCTTTATTTCAGCGGCACTTCTTACCTCGGCCTGTCGGTTGATAAAGAATACCAGGAGCTCATCAAAGAGGGGGTAGACAAATACGGAGTGCATTTTTCCGGTTCCAGGAATGGCAACGTGCAGTACCGCCTCTTTGAAGCGGCCGAGCGCCACATAGCTGACTGGTTGTCGACAGGTGATGCTGTGGTCACCTCGTCTGGCTTTGCCTCCGGACAGCTCCTCGTGAAGGTGCTGCAAGACATGGAATGGAGCATGGAATATGCGCCCGGCTGTCATCCAGCACTTTGGAGGAATTCAGATGACGCTACCAATGGTGACTTCATCAGCTGGTCAACGATGATCAGGGTGCAGCTGGAAGGAATGCTGCCTCGCCGGATGGTCTTACTTTGCAATTCCACTGATCCGCTTTTTTGCAACCCCGTTAACTTCGACTGGCTCACTGACATTTCCACCCTGCACGAAGTGCTGCTAGTGGTCGACGATTCGCACGGCATTGGGCTGACCGGGAAGGACGGAGAAGGGGTGGCGTCGCAGCTTCGGAAGTTACCGTCGCATGTGCAGTGGGTGGTGACTTCCTCGCTGGGCAAAGCACCCGGACTGGCGGCGGGTTTTATCGCAGGCTCTCATAACCTGATCAAGAAGATCCGCCAATCACCATGGTTTGTGGGAGCCGCTCCGTCGGCACCCGCATTTCTCCATGCGCTCCTGAAAGGAGGGAAGATAAGAGCTCGTCAGTTGCAAAAGCTCCGTAAGTTTCAGATGCCGTTTGGGAGCCATTCGCTGGTAAAGCAGCACTTTAATTTTCAACCTGTGTTGCCTGTTTTCTTTTCGAAAAGCCAGCCGCTTTACACTTACCTGCTGAGTAGGAACATCATCATTTCCCATTTTCCATATCCTAAGCCAACGTCAAGCCCGATCAGCAGAGTCATCCTGCATGCGGCCCTCGATCCGGCTGATATCGGAAATCTGTTGGAGGAGATCAAAACATTTTATGAGGACTTCCAATAGGCTGCTATCTTTGCAGCTTCCCGCAGGTTTTTATGCCTGAAAGTACTCATAGATGAAATCTATAACTATTTTGTAATCATCTTTTAATCAATTAGTTAATTTCCATTATTTAAAGTAAAATTTAGTTCTAATGGCCGATATCACTTCTTTGCTTGGCAGTATCCAAAATATACCCACCCCCTTCTATTTCTATGACCTGGAGCTACTCGGAAAGTCGTTGGATGAGGTAAAAAAACACGGATTGACCAAAGGCTATAAGGTGCACTATGCGATGAAGGCCAATGCGAATCCACGCATACTTGAGGTCATCAGGCAGTACCATTTGGGCGCCGATGCAGTAAGTGCCAATGAGGTAAAGGCAGCTTTGGCTGCTGGTTTTCCGAAGGAGGAAATTGTATTTGCAGGCGTAGGAAAATCGGACGAAGAGATAATCGTTGGACTGAGCAACGACATCTTTTGTTTCAACTGTGAGTCGGCTCAGGAGGTGGAAGTAATCAATGAGCTGGCAGGCAAAATGGGTAAGAAGGCGAAAATAGCTTTGCGGATCAATCCTAACGTAGATGCCAAAACGCACCACTACATCACCACCGGGATGAAGGAGAATAAGTTTGGGTTGCCTCCGAAGGAGATCGATCAGGTGATCGATAAATTGCCACAGCTGGCCAACATACAGTTAACCGGAATCCATTTTCATATTGGTTCTCAGGTGACGAGTTTGGAGAGCTACACACAACTTGCCCAGCGGGCCAACGACTTCAACGTTTACTTCCGCAGTAAGGGAATCGAGCTCCAGCATGTGAACGTTGGTGGTGGCTTAGGCATCGACTATGTGGAGCCCAAAACGAATCCCGTGCCTGACTTCAAGAGCTACTTCGAGGTATTTGAAAAACAAATGAAACTGGCGCCTGGCCAGGAGCTGCATTTCGAATTGGGCAGGGCCATTGTGGGGCAATGCGGCAGCCTCATCAGCAAAGTGCTTTACAACAAAGAGGGAGAGACCATCAAGTTCCTGATTATCGACGCAGGCATGACAGAACTCATCCGCCCGGCCCTGTATCAGGCGGAGCACTTTATTGAAAACATCACTTCGCAAAGCCAGGCATTCGAAACTTACGATGTGGTAGGTCCTATTTGCGAATCGTCAGATGCCTTCCGGAGAGGCATTGAGCTGAAGCAGAGCAAAAGGGGAGACCTGCTGGCCATCCGTTCTGCCGGTGCTTATGGCGAAGTGATGATGAGCCGCTACAATTTGCGGGACAATGCAAAGACGTATTTTGATGTGGATTTGGGGTAGAGAGACTCGTCGTGGCAAATCGATTAGATCAGCCTTCAACTCAAGAAGTCGGATGGAAGGTTAAGGGAAGACTTTGTAAATGTCTTTTCTGTGAACGACCCTAGCGAAAAGCACCATGTCACTTTTAACGAATACACCAATTCGATAATGGCCGCAAAGGATTCTGTACGCATCATCAAATCCCGTTAATTTCTTAGTGCCCGGTATTTCTTCAAATTTCGAAGCTTGCTTTGTAAACCCAATTACCTCTGCGATGGCTTTCCGATCTTTTGGTTGAATTATTTTGTCCAGATCTTTGCTGAACTTTCTGAGAAATGTGACTTGCATTTAACCGCCTAGTTTCTCCATTACTTCATCTTCTGAAACTTGGTCGGCCCGGTCAATATCCTTCATAAGCAACGATAAACCTAAGTCCTCAACCTCTTCATCAGATAGTACTTTAGCGTCTATTCCCAGCTTTTGCAGCAATTCTGATAGGAAACGAAGCTCTTTTTCGCTTTTGGGATTTACTACGATTGAACTCATAGGTTAAATATAGAAAATAGGTCTGACAGAAACCAGCATTGGTTGGCGATAAAGAGCGCTTAAGGGGGGTGCCGAGTTTTACTTCTGATCTTCACTACTGACCCGTCCAGGCTCCCTGTTCTCCGTTCCTTCCACACCGGTAATGCTGTCGCCGAGTTTCGCTCTCATGCCATCCGCCAGTTTCAGCATACGATTCGCTACCTCAGGGTTAGCCGCTGCCACGTCAGTAGTTTCTTCTACATCGGCATCCAGGTCATATAATTCAGGTTGCGTGACCTCCGTTTGTTCGTAGTCGATAGGCAGACCGTCGTTGGTGCCTGTCCGTCCGTTGAGCGTTCGGTAGGTGTGGGGCAGGTATAGCTTCCATTTTCCACTCCTTACTGCCTGTAGTTCATTTACCCGGTAGTAGATGAAGTACGCTTCGTGTGGCGACTCCTTGGTCTGACCTGTGAGGATGGGCCAAACGTCCTTCCCGTCTATTTTTTTCTCTGGCATCTTTCCGCCTGCAAGCTTAGCGATGGTAGGTAGCATGTCAATCGTCATCATCGGTGTGTTGATCACGCTGCCGGCTGGTATTTTACCTGGGAACCTCATGATGGCTGGTTCACGGATGCCGCCTTCCCAGCTGGTGCCTTTGCCTTCTCTCAGCGGATAGGCCGAACCTGCATGTCCACCGTATGACAGCCAGGGGCCATTATCGGATGTGAAGATCACTAATGTATTGTCGTCGAGTCCGTTGTCTTTCAAAGCAGCGAGTATTTGTCCGACCGACCAGTCGATTTCCATGATCACATCGCCATAGAGCCCACGTTCCGATTTGCCTTTGAACTTGTCAGATACAAACAAAGGCACGTGTGGTTGCGGATGTGGCACGTACAAAAAGAGTGGCTTGTCCTTATTGCGTTTGATAAAATCGACGGCATGTTCCGTTAGCTGGGTGGTCAGCTGGCTTTGATCTTCCAACGTATCGATTATTGTTTCGTTTTCATACAAAGGAAGCGGCGGAAAATTGAATACCGTTCCTTGCCAGGGGTGATTAGGCCACATGTCGCCGGAGTAGGGAATGCCAAAGTACTCGTCAAAGCCCTGGCGTGTCGGCATGAACTCCGGCTCATCGCCTAGGTGCCATTTGCCGTAGATAGCCGTTGCGTATCCCTCTGCCTTTAGCACTTCGGCAAGGGTTGTTTCGTCGGGGTTGAGACCGATTTTCGATTCCGGCCCCAGGGCATTATGAATACTGACCCTGTTGGAATAGCAACCAGTGAGCAACGCAGCTCTGGAAGCTGAGCACACCGCCTGGGCGACATAGAAGTTGGTCAGCTGGGCACCTTCCTTCGCCATTTGATCCAGATTGGGCGTGTTAAACCCTTTGGCGCCAAAAACACCCACATCGTTGTAGCCCTGGTCGTCGGTGTAAATGATGACGATATTGGGCTTGGTAGGAGTCTCTTGTTCTTCAGTCTGGGGTTTGGTTTGGCAGGCGCTGAGAAGTAATAGGCCTGCTGCGAATAGGTAGGTGTTTTTCAATGCCACAACTAGGTTTTTTTTGTTCGAAGTCTTTCAACGAAGTCAAAGTAATGAAAAATGAATGAAGTTTATTCTGCTTTGTGATGGGCGATAATAGAAAAGGTCTGTCGGGGGACAGACCTTGGCGAAGTGGTAGTGGTGCCCACAGCATTAGCTGGTGGCACCAAACTCATGTTGAATTGCCATTAAAAAAGGCCTGCCGGGGGACAGGCCTTGGTGATGTTATAAAAGCTGGAAAGGCTTAATGTCAATTACTGCGCTGGATACCACTGTCTCAGTCTTACGTCAACTTTACTGGCTCCTTTATTTACTAATGATTTGAACTTCTCAACATCACTCAATCCGCCTTGTCCACGGTAATGATAAGGATATACGATGCCAGGCTTGAAGTCGATCACTGCACTGGCGGCCGCATCCACGTCCATGGTATAGGGGAGGTTCATGCAAACGAAGGCCACATCGATGCCTTTCAGGGTGCGCATTTCGGGTATGTCGGATGTGTCGCCGGACAGGTAAACATTCTTGCCACCGAAATTGACGATGTAGCCATTGCCCCTGCCTTTGGTATGGCGGGAGTCAGCGCTTTCGGGTAGGTTGTACATCGGAATGGCTTTGATATTGAGCCCTATTTGGTCAGTGCTTTGGCCATTGCCAATGATCACCAATTGGCTTTTGTTTTTCTCGGCGATTTGGTCAGCGACGGCTTGTGGCACTACAATCTTCGCTTTGGAAAGATCCAGCCCGTCCAGTGTCTCCTGGTTCAGGTGGTCGCCGTGGATGTCTGTAATAAGGATCAGGTCAGGAGCGGGGAGGCCTTTGAACAGGTCAGCGCCGCCATAAGGGTCGACAAACACTGTCAGGTTATTCCATTGGAATGCTACAGTTCCATGGGTAATGGGGGTGATGGTCAGGTCTCCTTTGCTGGTTTTGATTTTGTCGCCCTGGCTGAATGCCAAGACAGGGATAAGCAGCAAAGAGAAAGCGTAGGTAAATATCTTTTTCATAGTTTTTGGTTTTATACTCCTTAGAACTGGTTGAAGACGCTATATGTTTTAGCAAAAATCCATATTTAGCGTAAAGTAATTTTAGTGAGATAATGGGAGTTATCAAAGGTAAGTTTGATGATATACGACTTGTCTGACGAGCGAAATTTAATAGTGAGGCGTAGCTTTTCACTAGCTATAGTATTTCTAGGCAGTGCATTAAACGGCTCTTCTAAAAGGTACTTTCTTCTCATGTAAAACCTGTCGATTTT contains:
- a CDS encoding S66 peptidase family protein, whose protein sequence is MDRRKFIAGSLATAGGGMLLPTMAKAEGKATTSGTWPTRVIKPKKLTKGDTMGLITPSSAISRGSFESTLENMEALGFKVKYSDNMRVRKGFLAGTDQQRLDDLHAMFADTSVDGIFCARGGYGAGRLLPAVDYDLIASNPKPFIGYSDITALHFAIFNKTGLVTFHGPVGASNFTDYTADSFEDTLIKGKGKIKIEQAKEDRDKQEDYIQIYSISEGVAKGELVGGNLSLVSSLTGTPFDLDFTGKLVFLEEVGESPYRVDRMLTQLLLAGKLQAAKGIVLGVFNDCDEKDTDPDFGDKTSLRETLAERLGGLGIPVLYGMSFGHVSNIATLPMGISAELDTYKQSLTLLEESVL
- a CDS encoding dipeptide epimerase; the encoded protein is MIVTYHPVKMPLRHTFTIAHGSTSVQESFIVALSHNGKSGFGEATANPYYGVTVPKMTEQVESVRSLIESGSWKIPEEFHQALLSTGKLKAFTLCALDLAFNDLYGKLQGKPLYKIWGLDGSKGPISNYTIGIDTVENMVAKMKEVPWPLYKIKLGTKEDIRIIEELRKNTGAVFRVDANCAWGVDETIANSRALKKLNVQFIEQPLKADDLDGMKRVFAESELPVIADESCQVESDVDKCFNHFHGINIKLTKCGGLTPARRMIARARELNMSVMMGCMTESSVGISAIAQVVPLLDYVDMDGALLLAEDPANGVQVTPSGLIFPNENGTGASLK
- a CDS encoding type II toxin-antitoxin system RelE family toxin, with translation MQVTFLRKFSKDLDKIIQPKDRKAIAEVIGFTKQASKFEEIPGTKKLTGFDDAYRILCGHYRIGVFVKSDMVLFARVVHRKDIYKVFP
- a CDS encoding DUF5916 domain-containing protein, with the protein product MFKLDRKELLPLGCFLLIFLFPPRLVSAADSGKNEFATKRITNSPKVDGILDEDIWSQNPTPTQFTQFKPNNGEKSDFLTAVELVYDDNALYLSARLFDPEPSKIRKEFGKRDDFNRNTDWFGILVDPYNSGQNAFSFFVSAAGVQGDYFINGDNWDENWDAVWESAIAYDDHGWTVEVKIPYYALRFPATSQQNWGINFYRQVKRNQEESYWNPVDNSIRGTVNQSGVLRGLEDIKPPVRLSLLPYATTIYTNDGVNGKEKFSFTGGMDLKYGINESYTLDMALIPDFSQVQSDNVVLNLSAYEVQYSENRQFFTEGTELFDKGDLVYSRRIGSTFGEVSYNDETEEVVSSPSAAPLINATKISGRNGEGWGLGFLNALTNKTHANIRNIETGETREEQVDPLTNFNVLVVDKILKNNSNVNLINTNVTRLDGDNDANVTGASVSLLDSTNTYRFSAFGAVSNIYNAEDAGVSSELEDGYKYSVGLSKVSGSFQYGVSRNVESKDYDPNDFGFNRAANSVSHNVSLMYRIFKPTGVFNYYRANVSGSYRQLFEPRTFTSTDVYASTYAQFKNFWGVGMSSSLKPIDSYDYFEPREEGYYFVQPGSYSVNSWVESDSRKAVKIYISQNTWRRPEWEQAYNSLGASIRYRVNNRLSIDFRVSRESSEDSKGYVTKLYADDESLDEIIFGERDVLTTNNILGTKYTFNNKMGLTLRVRHYWSNVKYNGFYDLQGNGQLAGSEYEGIDESGQKQHDTNFNALNVDFVYFYQIAPGSFLNVVWKDSISSSDNNTDINFAENFDKTLSLPQVNSLSVRLTYFIDYNSARKYLFGGNSI
- a CDS encoding aminotransferase class I/II-fold pyridoxal phosphate-dependent enzyme, producing the protein MMRSEEFPGRTLHVNGKEMLYFSGTSYLGLSVDKEYQELIKEGVDKYGVHFSGSRNGNVQYRLFEAAERHIADWLSTGDAVVTSSGFASGQLLVKVLQDMEWSMEYAPGCHPALWRNSDDATNGDFISWSTMIRVQLEGMLPRRMVLLCNSTDPLFCNPVNFDWLTDISTLHEVLLVVDDSHGIGLTGKDGEGVASQLRKLPSHVQWVVTSSLGKAPGLAAGFIAGSHNLIKKIRQSPWFVGAAPSAPAFLHALLKGGKIRARQLQKLRKFQMPFGSHSLVKQHFNFQPVLPVFFSKSQPLYTYLLSRNIIISHFPYPKPTSSPISRVILHAALDPADIGNLLEEIKTFYEDFQ
- the rplT gene encoding 50S ribosomal protein L20; its protein translation is MPRSVNHVASRARRKKILKAAKGFYGRRKNVWTVAKNAVEKAWKYAYEGRKQKKRNFRALWIQRINAGAREHGISYSVLMGKMKTSKIDLNRKVLADLAMNHPEAFKAVVDKVK
- a CDS encoding serine hydrolase domain-containing protein → MRSIAVFTISILFLGACTPKETLTSQLHKMVEKYHNEGFYNGTILIADSTGTLLKEAYGMADFDANKPLDITSTFYMASVSKQFTAMAIMLLKEDGKLTFDDTLSTYFPTFPPWADSVTIRNLLTHTSGIPDYYDIGAAVPGFTNSDVVNVVERIDSLHFAPGNKYEYSNTAYVLLSSIVQQISSKGFNEFMQQNVFGSVGMVSTVAYDETMPERTNPCKGFDANGKEDDYPYFTTGGGGLYSNVEDMYKWHQALQNYQLVSQATMEEAYKPMILNDGSTSWYGFGWMLDKENPNKVLHTGTLTSFRTYIERNLSNGQVIIMLNNVGKTKRDELLTEIKTLMNVNH
- the rpmI gene encoding 50S ribosomal protein L35 is translated as MPKVKTKSGAKKRFKLTGTGKIKRKHAFKSHILTKKETKQKRSLTDMTLVHKSDENRVRDMLNI
- the lysA gene encoding diaminopimelate decarboxylase; amino-acid sequence: MADITSLLGSIQNIPTPFYFYDLELLGKSLDEVKKHGLTKGYKVHYAMKANANPRILEVIRQYHLGADAVSANEVKAALAAGFPKEEIVFAGVGKSDEEIIVGLSNDIFCFNCESAQEVEVINELAGKMGKKAKIALRINPNVDAKTHHYITTGMKENKFGLPPKEIDQVIDKLPQLANIQLTGIHFHIGSQVTSLESYTQLAQRANDFNVYFRSKGIELQHVNVGGGLGIDYVEPKTNPVPDFKSYFEVFEKQMKLAPGQELHFELGRAIVGQCGSLISKVLYNKEGETIKFLIIDAGMTELIRPALYQAEHFIENITSQSQAFETYDVVGPICESSDAFRRGIELKQSKRGDLLAIRSAGAYGEVMMSRYNLRDNAKTYFDVDLG